The following proteins are encoded in a genomic region of Sulfurospirillum arsenophilum NBRC 109478:
- the uvrA gene encoding excinuclease ABC subunit UvrA codes for MIKIYGARENNLKNINLEIPKNKLVVFTGLSGSGKSTLAFDTLYAEGQRRYIESLSSYARQFLDRVGKPDVDKIEGLTPAIAIDQKTTSKNPRSTVGTITEIYDYLRLLYARVGKQHCHLCGKEISQMSVADIIEQVLKLPPETKLSILAPLVREKKGSFADMIESLRHKGYVRALVDGVMVRLDEEIELSKTKKHTIKVIIDRVVVREENKERIATDIEKALLESYGEVELDISNADEVGLPTSHIHYSEHLACFDCKISFEPLEPLSFSFNSPKGACSTCDGLGIRYTLDLKKIINEHVSIEEGAIKIFYGFNKSFYAKFLQAFCEAAGINTKIPYEELEEYQQKSILHGGVEEATFFWKKHKLTRKWEGVIKIAYDMLKDEKELGDYMSEKTCDTCGGYRLKQESLTVRLAKKNIADILELPIDQCLAFFQDEKNFASMKSQHKMISEPILKEIKERLFFLFDVGLGYISLGRDARTISGGEAQRIRIASQIGSGLTGVMYVLDEPSIGLHERDTLKLIRTLRSLQKKGNSVIVVEHDKETIKTADFIVDIGPGAGKFGGEVVFKGTNEELLKSNTLTAQYLNGSKIINYRENRKQDRWIELNNVTINNIQNLDVKIPLGNLVAITGVSGSGKSSLILQTLLPVAKEYLNRAKKVNKVAGVECIGLDQLDKVIYLDQSPIGRTPRSNPATYTGVMDEIRALFAKTKEAQIRGYSVGRFSFNVKGGRCEKCQGDGEIKIEMHFLPDIMVKCDSCKGHRYNAQTLEIKYKGKSISDVLSMSVDEAFEFFKAIPKIHQKVQTLSDVGLGYITLGQNAVTLSGGEAQRIKLAKELSKKDTGNTLYVLDEPTTGLHFADVDRLVKVLHHLTDMGNSVLVIEHNMDVIKNADYMIDMGPEGGSYGGRIIAMGTPFEVARDAEKSGSFTGKFLAEELESEKK; via the coding sequence ATGATAAAAATTTACGGTGCTAGAGAAAATAATCTTAAAAATATCAACCTAGAAATTCCTAAAAACAAGCTCGTGGTCTTTACGGGTTTGAGTGGTAGTGGAAAAAGTACCTTGGCGTTTGATACGCTTTATGCGGAAGGACAACGTCGCTACATCGAGTCGCTCTCTTCGTATGCACGACAGTTTTTAGATCGTGTGGGAAAACCTGATGTCGATAAAATCGAAGGTTTAACACCAGCCATTGCTATCGACCAGAAGACAACGAGTAAAAACCCGCGCTCAACGGTGGGAACGATTACCGAAATTTATGATTATTTGCGTTTGCTTTACGCGCGTGTGGGGAAACAACACTGCCATCTTTGTGGCAAAGAGATCTCACAGATGTCGGTTGCTGACATCATCGAGCAGGTTTTGAAATTGCCTCCTGAAACGAAGCTTTCTATCTTAGCACCACTGGTGCGTGAGAAAAAGGGTAGTTTTGCCGACATGATCGAATCGCTTCGTCATAAAGGCTATGTGCGTGCTTTAGTGGATGGCGTTATGGTACGTTTGGATGAAGAGATAGAGCTTTCTAAAACCAAAAAACATACCATTAAAGTCATCATCGATCGTGTTGTTGTTCGTGAAGAGAACAAAGAACGCATCGCTACGGACATCGAAAAAGCACTTTTAGAGAGTTATGGCGAAGTCGAGCTTGACATCTCCAATGCTGACGAAGTAGGGCTTCCAACTTCTCATATTCACTACAGCGAGCATTTAGCCTGTTTTGATTGTAAGATCAGTTTTGAACCGCTTGAGCCACTCTCATTTTCGTTTAACTCTCCCAAAGGTGCATGTTCAACGTGCGATGGTTTGGGCATTCGCTATACGCTTGATCTTAAGAAAATCATCAATGAACACGTGAGCATCGAAGAGGGTGCCATTAAAATATTTTACGGGTTTAACAAAAGCTTTTATGCTAAATTCTTACAGGCTTTTTGTGAAGCTGCGGGCATTAATACCAAAATACCGTATGAAGAACTCGAAGAGTATCAACAAAAATCTATTCTGCACGGTGGCGTGGAAGAGGCGACTTTCTTTTGGAAAAAACATAAACTGACCCGAAAATGGGAAGGTGTCATCAAAATCGCTTACGATATGCTCAAAGATGAGAAAGAATTAGGCGATTATATGAGCGAGAAGACGTGCGACACGTGTGGTGGGTACCGTCTGAAACAAGAGAGTTTGACTGTACGTTTGGCAAAGAAAAACATCGCGGACATACTTGAACTTCCGATAGATCAGTGTTTGGCTTTTTTCCAAGACGAGAAAAATTTTGCGTCCATGAAATCACAACACAAGATGATCTCTGAGCCTATTTTAAAAGAGATTAAAGAGCGTCTCTTCTTCTTATTTGATGTAGGACTGGGTTACATCAGTCTTGGGCGTGATGCAAGAACCATCAGCGGTGGTGAGGCGCAGCGTATTCGTATCGCTTCGCAGATTGGTAGTGGTTTAACGGGAGTTATGTACGTCCTTGATGAGCCAAGCATCGGTTTGCATGAACGTGACACACTCAAACTCATTCGCACCCTTCGCAGTTTACAGAAAAAAGGCAACTCGGTTATTGTGGTAGAGCATGACAAAGAGACCATTAAAACAGCAGATTTTATTGTGGACATTGGACCTGGGGCTGGAAAATTTGGTGGGGAAGTTGTTTTCAAAGGTACCAATGAAGAGCTTTTAAAAAGCAATACCTTGACGGCGCAATACCTCAATGGCAGTAAAATTATTAATTATCGTGAAAATAGAAAACAAGACCGCTGGATAGAACTGAACAATGTGACCATCAACAATATCCAAAATCTTGATGTGAAAATTCCTCTGGGAAATTTAGTGGCGATTACAGGTGTGAGTGGCAGTGGTAAAAGTTCACTCATCCTTCAGACGTTGCTTCCTGTGGCGAAAGAGTATCTTAACCGTGCAAAAAAAGTGAACAAAGTTGCGGGCGTTGAGTGCATAGGACTCGATCAACTGGATAAAGTGATCTATCTGGATCAAAGTCCGATTGGTAGAACGCCACGTTCAAATCCGGCTACATACACAGGAGTCATGGATGAGATCAGAGCGCTGTTTGCTAAAACCAAAGAGGCTCAGATAAGAGGTTACAGTGTAGGCCGTTTCTCGTTTAACGTTAAAGGTGGACGTTGTGAGAAGTGCCAAGGTGATGGCGAAATTAAGATTGAGATGCATTTCTTGCCAGACATTATGGTCAAATGCGATAGCTGTAAGGGGCATCGCTACAATGCGCAAACTTTGGAGATCAAATACAAAGGCAAATCCATCTCCGATGTACTCAGCATGAGTGTCGATGAGGCTTTTGAGTTTTTCAAAGCTATTCCTAAAATTCATCAAAAAGTGCAAACATTGTCAGATGTCGGTTTAGGCTACATAACCTTGGGTCAAAATGCAGTGACACTGAGTGGTGGTGAAGCTCAACGTATTAAACTTGCCAAAGAGCTCAGCAAAAAAGATACAGGCAATACACTCTATGTTTTAGATGAGCCAACCACAGGTTTACACTTCGCTGATGTGGACAGACTGGTAAAAGTGTTACACCATCTCACAGATATGGGTAACAGTGTTTTGGTCATTGAGCACAACATGGACGTGATAAAGAATGCAGACTATATGATCGATATGGGACCTGAGGGTGGAAGCTATGGTGGTCGCATAATCGCGATGGGAACGCCATTTGAGGTTGCTCGCGACGCTGAAAAATCAGGTAGTTTTACAGGAAAATTTTTAGCAGAAGAATTGGAATCGGAAAAGAAGTAA
- a CDS encoding cation:dicarboxylate symporter family transporter translates to MSYTIKSLAFWVIVGIVAGIALGMVDPKLAIQAKPGIDWFIQILKWLVGPIIFLTIISGIVGLESLKEVGSIGLKAFIYFEIVSTFALAIGVLFGNLLGAGKGMNLSVESLDAKSVAKFTTNTGDVGSIWSILKGAIPSDPISPFINGQTLQVLTMALVLAILISAFGGKHKASILKPLEIAQNFFFKILTILMWLSPIASFSAMAFLIGKFGIASLVNMASLLGVMFISVIAFVFGVLGIIMAIFKINIFKFMRFIYKEVLIVFATSSSESALAPLMRRLEAAGVSRGTTGLVIPTGYSFNLDCTNIYLSLSIIFLSQAFNIPLTLGEELSIILILMITSKGAVGVTGSGFIVLAGTLSAMGGAIPVATVSVLLGVDKFMSEMRAVGNLCGNAVAAVVVGAWDKQIDMEKFKYSLDHPESVADAIPG, encoded by the coding sequence ATGAGCTATACGATTAAGAGTTTAGCTTTTTGGGTTATTGTTGGCATTGTCGCAGGTATTGCTCTTGGTATGGTTGATCCAAAATTAGCTATACAAGCAAAACCAGGTATTGACTGGTTTATTCAAATATTAAAATGGCTAGTAGGCCCGATTATCTTTTTAACGATTATCTCAGGTATCGTTGGTCTTGAGAGTTTAAAAGAAGTAGGTTCTATCGGTCTTAAAGCGTTTATTTATTTTGAGATTGTTAGTACCTTTGCCTTAGCAATTGGTGTACTTTTCGGTAACCTTTTGGGTGCTGGAAAGGGTATGAACCTCTCTGTTGAGTCATTGGACGCAAAAAGTGTGGCTAAATTTACAACCAATACAGGTGATGTAGGTTCTATCTGGTCTATCTTAAAAGGTGCCATTCCAAGTGATCCAATTTCACCATTTATCAATGGTCAAACACTTCAAGTACTAACAATGGCATTGGTTTTGGCAATTCTTATTTCTGCATTTGGTGGAAAACATAAAGCGTCTATTCTTAAACCTCTTGAAATTGCACAAAACTTTTTCTTTAAAATCTTAACAATTTTAATGTGGTTAAGCCCAATTGCATCCTTTAGTGCTATGGCATTTTTGATTGGTAAATTTGGTATTGCATCATTGGTCAATATGGCAAGTTTACTCGGCGTTATGTTTATCTCTGTTATAGCATTTGTTTTTGGTGTACTTGGTATCATCATGGCTATCTTTAAAATCAACATCTTTAAGTTTATGCGTTTTATTTACAAAGAGGTATTGATCGTATTTGCAACTTCTTCAAGCGAATCTGCATTGGCTCCTTTGATGCGTCGTCTAGAAGCAGCAGGTGTAAGCAGAGGTACAACAGGTCTTGTTATCCCTACAGGGTATTCATTTAACCTTGATTGTACGAATATCTATCTTTCACTCTCTATCATCTTCCTTTCTCAAGCATTCAATATTCCATTGACACTTGGCGAAGAGTTAAGCATTATTCTTATTTTGATGATTACATCAAAAGGTGCGGTTGGTGTTACAGGTTCAGGCTTTATCGTTCTTGCAGGAACACTTTCCGCTATGGGTGGAGCAATTCCAGTAGCAACTGTTTCTGTTCTTTTGGGTGTTGATAAGTTTATGAGCGAAATGAGAGCGGTTGGTAACTTATGTGGAAACGCAGTTGCGGCAGTTGTTGTTGGTGCATGGGATAAACAGATCGATATGGAAAAATTCAAATATTCATTAGACCATCCAGAAAGCGTTGCAGACGCGATTCCAGGTTAA
- a CDS encoding cation:dicarboxylate symporter family transporter, with translation MSKKKGSKKDWKHYTVKSLAFWVVVAIISGVVFGMIDPQNAIKAKPGIDWFIQVLKWLVGPIIFLTIITGIVGLESLKEVGSIGIKAFIYFEVVSTFALAIGVLFGNILRPGEGMNLSVESLDASSVESFTQVKQEVGSAWTILKSAIPTDPISPFIHGDTLKVLVMALVLAILISAFGGKHKSAILKPLEKAQNFFFKILTLIMWSSPIASFSAMAFLIGKFGIASLIGMANLLGVMLVSVLAFTFGVLGIILWFYKINVFKFMRFISKEVLIVFATSSSEAALAPLMRRLESAGVSRGTTGLVIPTGYSFNLGCTNIYLALSIIFLSQAFNVPLTLSEQMSIILILMVTSKGAVGVTGSGIIILAGTLSAMGGAIPVATVAVLLGVDKFMSEMRAVGNLCGNAVATVFVGVWDKQIDMKKFKRALDHPESVEDTIPG, from the coding sequence GTGAGTAAGAAAAAGGGAAGTAAGAAAGATTGGAAACATTACACCGTTAAAAGTTTGGCTTTTTGGGTTGTTGTCGCAATTATTTCAGGTGTCGTATTTGGTATGATTGATCCGCAAAATGCGATCAAAGCAAAACCAGGAATCGATTGGTTTATTCAAGTCCTTAAATGGCTTGTTGGTCCGATTATTTTCTTAACCATCATTACAGGTATTGTTGGGCTTGAGAGCCTCAAAGAGGTTGGTTCCATTGGTATAAAAGCGTTTATTTACTTTGAAGTTGTCAGTACCTTTGCTTTAGCCATAGGTGTTTTATTTGGCAATATCCTACGTCCCGGCGAGGGGATGAATCTTTCCGTTGAATCCTTAGATGCTTCGAGTGTTGAAAGCTTCACGCAAGTAAAGCAAGAGGTAGGTTCGGCGTGGACGATTCTTAAAAGTGCTATTCCGACAGATCCTATTTCTCCTTTTATTCACGGCGATACTCTTAAAGTTTTAGTCATGGCACTTGTACTTGCAATTTTGATTTCTGCATTTGGTGGAAAACATAAGTCAGCTATCTTAAAGCCATTAGAGAAAGCTCAAAACTTTTTCTTTAAAATTTTAACCTTGATTATGTGGTCAAGTCCGATTGCTAGCTTTAGTGCTATGGCATTTTTAATTGGTAAATTTGGCATCGCTTCACTCATTGGTATGGCAAATTTATTGGGTGTAATGCTCGTTTCCGTACTTGCCTTTACTTTTGGGGTATTGGGAATTATTTTATGGTTTTATAAAATTAATGTTTTCAAATTTATGCGTTTTATTTCCAAAGAGGTATTGATCGTCTTTGCAACCTCTTCAAGTGAAGCAGCGCTTGCTCCATTGATGAGAAGACTGGAATCTGCGGGTGTAAGTAGAGGGACAACAGGTTTGGTTATTCCTACAGGCTACTCGTTTAATCTTGGTTGTACCAATATCTATTTGGCTCTTTCGATTATCTTTCTTTCCCAAGCGTTCAATGTTCCTTTAACACTGAGTGAACAGATGAGCATTATTCTTATTTTGATGGTCACCTCAAAAGGCGCTGTTGGCGTTACTGGTTCAGGTATTATCATTCTTGCAGGAACTCTGTCTGCTATGGGTGGTGCCATTCCTGTTGCTACGGTTGCTGTACTCTTAGGTGTTGATAAATTTATGAGTGAGATGAGAGCGGTTGGTAACCTTTGTGGTAACGCGGTTGCTACGGTTTTCGTTGGTGTGTGGGATAAACAGATTGATATGAAAAAATTCAAACGCGCATTGGATCATCCAGAGAGCGTTGAAGATACCATTCCAGGTTAA